The following coding sequences are from one Leucoraja erinacea ecotype New England chromosome 2, Leri_hhj_1, whole genome shotgun sequence window:
- the LOC129713666 gene encoding FAST kinase domain-containing protein 3, mitochondrial-like, whose protein sequence is MALNLLRFFDFLSSKFQTCNILQIMKWKLYPCKRFNKILYPQYGPILSTGCLKICHQWVPHNGYHSVIRDQPDFTSGTVCLHGDAAANLEMGSKQLSYEQNFLKYLNISKTAKQIFKLLKSSKSITDTMAASALLKISQVETDENELGKSAILLENETVKALCFQFEQESQRLSTTALVTALYACIQLYVDPQSTLMTRMLCESEERLSKGQMLIKDLCLLGEALLNLEGPECGTLKEIMEQVQGQTLENWTSEELPMVYNLLVAGVGKGGKYQELLNKMNSRSLHLASRMSHKAKCDILNAMVVLKQTQAIPLVINLCKHSVRHVPHFSDQELIIVLNALICFGLSDRFFINALEQNIPKKAFVMQPEAISKMMQHCNQQRILSPPIFDAVAESFVYNSDNFTTKEIALQIMPFGRLNYLPPNVGQLFRKIEDLLRGRFSQFQPRTLLNLLHSCILIGRFPVNFVSKIFSPYFLQLLEAQGTGLDKFVLAQLTQLFMTMKLECRIYEGHSLPPKYRVKSFLTAGQSIESLVDEHLYGKVKNALTDLLGARNYFASRVLTPYGYTLDAEIQLDEEGYVLPASWRDEVFRRIALCIDDQRRFSINSQNLLGKEAIKQRQLRLLGYDVVQIPFYEFDKLQTQKEMVEYLHKKIFPHSYRLAW, encoded by the exons ATGGCATTGAATTTGTTAAGATTCTTTGATTTCCTTTCATCTAAATTTCAAACCTGCAACATCTTACAAATTATGAAATGGAAATTGTACCCTTGCAAACGTTTTAACAAAATTCTGTACCCACAATATGGCCCGATTTTATCGACAGGATGTCTAAAGATATGCCATCAATGGGTCCCTCATAACGGATACCACAGTGTGATCAGGGATCAGCCTGATTTCACTTCAGGGACAGTGTGCCTTCATGGAGATGCTGCAGCCAATTTGGAGATGGGCAGCAAACAGTTGTCCTACGAACAGAACTTTTTAAAATATCTGAACATTAGTAAAACAGCCAAACAGATCTTTAAACTACTGAAATCCTCAAAGTCCATTACAGACACAATGGCTGCTTCTGCCTTGCTTAAAATATCACAGGTTGAAACGGATGAGAATGAGCTGGGAAAGTCTGCAATCCTGCTGGAGAATGAGACAGTCAAGGCTTTGTGCTTCCAGTTTGAGCAGGAGTCTCAGAGGCTGAGCACCACGGCGTTGGTTACTGCACTGTATGCCTGTATCCAATTGTATGTTGACCCGCAAAGCACACTTATGACGAGAATGTTGTGCGAAAGTGAAGAGCGGCTTAGCAAAGGTCAGATGCTCATTAAGGACTTGTGTTTGCTGGGTGAGGCTCTGCTGAATTTGGAGGGCCCAGAATGTGGAACATTAAAGGAAATAATGGAGCAAGTTCAAGGACAGACATTGGAGAACTGGACATCTGAAGAGCTACCAATGGTTTATAACCTGCTGGTGGCTGGCGTGGGAAAAGGAGGAAAATACCAGGAGCTGCTAAACAAAATGAATTCTCGTTCCCTTCATTTAGCTTCCAGAATGAGCCATAAAGCCAAATGCGACATACTCAATGCAATGGTTGTTCTCAAGCAAACCCAAGCAATTCCTTTGGTAATTAATCTCTGCAAACATTCAGTACGACATGTTCCTCATTTCTCTGACCAGGAGCTCATAATAGTACTGAACGCTCTAATATGCTTTGGACTCAGCGACAGGTTTTTTATTAATGCCCTGGAGCAAAATATCCCAAAAAAAGCCTTTGTCATGCAGCCTGAAGCAATCAGTAAGATGATGCAACATTGCAACCAGCAGCGGATCCTTTCACCACCCATATTTGATGCAGTTGCTGAGAGTTTTGTTTACAATTCAGACAACTTTACAACTAAAGAAATTGCCTTACAAATAATGCCATTTGGCAGGTTAAATTATTTGCCTCCAAATGTAGGTCAGCTGTTTCGAAAGATTGAAGACCTATTAAGGGGACGATTTTCACAATTCCAGCCTCGAACTCTACTGAACTTACTTCACTCCTGTATATTAATAGGACGATTTCCTGTGAAttttgtgtccaaaatctttagtCCCTACTTTCTGCAGCTGCTGGAAG CCCAAGGAACTGGACTAGACAAATTTGTTCTGGCCCAACTAACCCAGCTGTTCATGACAATGAAACTAGAGTGCCGAATTTATGAG GGTCACAGCCTTCCTCCCAAGTATCGGGTAAAATCATTTTTAACAGCAGGACAGTCGATAGAAAGCTTGGTGGATGAACATCTCTATGGCAAAGTGAAGAATGCTCTGACTGACCTTCTAGGAGCAAGGAATTACTTTGCTTCTCGAGTGCTGACACCATATGGCTATACATTAG ACGCAGAGATTCAACTGGATGAAGAAGGATATGTGCTCCCTGCCTCCTGGCGTGATGAGGTATTCAGGAG AATAGCACTGTGCATTGATGACCAGAGAAGATTCTCAATAAATAGTCAAAATCTCCTTGGAAAAGAAGCTATCAAGCAGAGGCAACTGCGGCTGCTGGGCTACGATGTTGTACAG ATTCCATTCTATGAATTTGACAAGCTGCAGACCCAAAAGGAGATGGTAGAATATCTTCACAAGAAGATATTTCCACACAGCTACAGACTTGCTTGgtaa